The stretch of DNA GTCGTCTTGATAATTAACGATAGACAATAATCCGTTAGCCAACTGGCGCTGTATTGCTGCGGTTACTTTTAGGGTTTTGACTTTGTTGTCGTCCATAAAGTTGTAGGTAACATCGCCACCAGCGACTTCAAGCATATTCATTTCAATCAGTTGTTTTATCTGCGCTTTTTGCGCTTTTTGCTCAGCTTGCTGTTTTATCTGATTATTCAGTTCTTTATCTTTTGCAAGTTGCGCTTTACGCTTTTCTTCCGCTGCCGCTTTTACGTCGCGCTTCATATCACGAGTTTTTTTACTCGCTTTTTTTGCTTTTTTTGCTTTTTTTTCGTTTGTTAAGCCAGCTTTTAGTAGCTGCTCTTGTAATGACATCTGGGCCATGATTAACCTTTTATTTTGATTCTTTCGCTTTAGCAACAATATTGCGAACGTCTTGTAACAATTGTTGGGCATCATAAACGATACCGTCTTTAATTGTATACCTTAATCCTTTAACACGTGTCGGTTGATTGTCCGCATTTAACTGATAATGACCCGTTCCATATAAAACTTTAAAATTATGCAAAGGGTTTTCTGAGCTGATCACTAAGTCAGCACGCTTACCTATGCTAATACTTCCGATTTGATCTGCCATTCCTAATGCTTCTGCACCGTTTAACGTTGCTGATTGAATAACTTCTAAAGGGTGAAAACCAGCTTCTTGCAATAGCTCTAGTTCACGAATGTAGCCAAAGCCAAATATTTTATAAATGTAGCCAGAGTCCGAACCTGTGGTCACTCGTCCGCCATGGTTTTTATAGTCATTTAAAAACGCCATCCATTTATTAAAATTATTTTTCCAGTTAATTTCATCCGCTGTTGTCCAATCAAACCAATAACTCCCGTGTGCATAACGGCTTGGTTCAAAAAACTTCCACAGCACCGGCAATGTATATTCCTCGTGCCATATAGCTTGTCGCTCTCTCATTAAGTCTCGACTCGCTTCATAAATCGTCATCGTAGGATTTAGGGTGAAATCAAGGGCGATGAGTTCATCACGAACTTCTTGCCAGTGTTTTGAATTAACGTCTGTTGCTTGATTCCATAGCTTTCCGGCTTCAGCAAAACGGTGTTGCTCATTATTGTAGTTATAATTAGCGGGATAATGCTGAATAACTTTATCTTCGAATAAGGCTTCTGGTAGGCCATACCAATGTTCCATGGTTGTTAAGCCAAGTCGCGCTGTATCTAATGCGCTCATACTCATTACATTAAGCTGAGCATGATGCATCATGGTTCTTAGACCTTGTTTTTTTGCTTCATCTAGCGCTGCTTCCATAACTTTAGGTGTTGCGCCAAAAAACTTTATTCCTTTTGCGCCTTTACTAGCGATTAGCTCAACCCATTCCCTTGCTTGTTTAGCAGTGTATATAGGACCTTTATGTCCCATGCCAAAACCAACATAAGGAACAATTCTTGGCGCAACAATCGTATTATTGTCACTACGTTTTTTATGCTCTAACACCCAATCTAAACCGTTAAAGCTTCCTGGTTCTCTAATAGTTGTGATGCCATGCGCCAACCATAACTTAAATACATACTCTGCAGGGACACCTGACGTTGAACCACCAATATGTCCATGCATATCAATAAATCCAGGGAGGATATATTGACCTTCAATATCAATTTCGACATCGCCTTTTTTTGCTTTAAGACGCCCACCATCTTTTATCGGTACACCTGGATAACCCACAGACTTAATATTCTTAATTCGGCCTTTCTCTATGAGTATGTCAACAGGACCACGCGGAGGCGCACCTTCACCATTAATTAAAATACCGCCTCGCAAAATAATACGCTCGGCTTCAATTCCCTCTGTTGACTGCCTATCGGGTGCCTTTTCTCCTGGCTCTGCGAGCGTCAGTGGCGAGAATACTAATACTGTAGCTATCAAAAATGCCCGACGCGAACAGCCTCTGATTATGTTTTTTAACGTTAAAAGATAGCTTTTCTTAGCTAGATTCCTTGCTACTGTCATAAATAAATCCACATATATTAAATTAATTACTCAGGGTGATTATTCATTTGCTTTGTTAACTCGTTACTAACTGCCTGCGGAGAACCCGTATTACGGGCTATCCAAAAATAAGCCATTGGAACAACGTATAAGGTTAAGATTGTTGAAAATGCAACCCCTGAAAAAATAACAACACCAATAACTTCACGGCTTTCCGCCCCTGCCCCGCTAGCGAGCATTAACGGAACTGCACTCATAATAGTTGAGAACGAAGTCATAACAATTGGACGAAGTCTTTGTTTTGATGCACGAATAAGTGATGTTTTAAATTCACCACCTTTATCCCGTAGCTGATTAGTAAATTCAACAATTAAAATACCATTTTTGGCGGCAAGACCAATTAGCATAACGAGACCAATTTGACTGTATATGTTTAAACTTAAGCCAGCAAACTGCAATCCCATTAAAGCGCCTACTGCCGCTAATGGTACTGCAAGCATAATAACTAACGGATGAACAAAGCTCTCAAATTGCGCAGCTAATACTAGGTAGGTAATCGCCATCGCCATCAACATAACAAACGCAATTGAACTTCCCGACTCTTTATAAAGCGCTGACTGCCCCTTATAGTCGACTTGTACCGCATCTGTTATATTTTCGGCTACAACTTGATTTAAGAAATCCAGAGCCTCACCCAATTTATAACCATCAGCTAAGTTAGCTTCAATGGTGATGCTGCGCATTCTGTTATAGCGGTTTAGTGTTCCGGCCGTCGCCTGTTCTCGAACTGTCACTAAATTTGAAAGTGGGATAAGCTGTTGTGTACGCGCCGAGCGGACGTACAAGTCATTTAGGGTTGAAGGTGTTGCAAACTCTTCATCAGGCCCTTCTAATACCACTTCATACTCTTGGCCACGCTCAATATAGGTTGTAGCGCGACGTTGCCCAAGTGTCGCCTCTAAGGTTCGGCCAATATCTGCTACCGACACACCTAAATCTGCGGCACGTAATGTATCAATTTCCACTAATAACTGTGGTAACGTTTCTTTATAATTACTGTCGAGCCTAAGTAAATTAGGGTTCTTTCTGGCTTCACTTAAAATAATATCTCGCCATTGAGCAAGTTGCTCGTAAGTATCACCTTGTAGTACAAATTGTACTGGACGGCCAAGCCCTCGACCGCCAAGTCCACTTCGCATTATTGCGAAGGCTCTAACATCGGTTAATGACTGCATCTCCGCTGATATTTCGCCCATCACCTGATTGGTTGACTTAATTCGGTTGTCCCAGTCCGGCATACCAATAATTGCAATTCCTGCTCCACCTCCAAACCCTGGAGTTCGAACGATGACGCGATCAACCTCACCTCGTTCATAATATTTTAGTAGCTTTGCTTCCACTTCATTCATATTGGCTAGGTTACTATCATAACTTGCACCTTCAGCCGCTTGAACAATCATAAAGAAGTTGCCTCTATCCTCTTGCGGTGCAAGCTCCTGAGGAATAACCTTGAAAAGTCCGTATATTAATGTCAATGACATCAACATCACTACGACTAAACCCACTTTATTTGAAACTGTACTGTTGAGTTGCGACTCATAACTTGTTTCTAGCTTATCAAATCCACTATCGAGCCATTTACCAACTTTAGATTCACGTTTTCGATAGGTAAGAATTTTAGAGCAGAGCATGGGGGATAACGTTAAAGCGGTGAAACTAGAAAAAATCACGGCCGCAGTCACTGCAATTGCAAACTCAACAAACAATCTACCTACATTGCCTTCTAAAAATACCAGTGGAATAAACACCGCAACTAACACCAGAGTGGTGGCGATAACCGCAAATCCAACTTCCCTTGCCCCACGATAAGCGGCTAATAAAGGTGGTTCGCCCTCTTCCATACGACGGTATATATTTTCTAGAACGACAATGGAGTCATCGACAACCAAACCAATTGCCAACACTAACGCTAACAAAGTCAGTAAGTTAATTGAAAAACCTAAAACCATAAGAACCGTAAAGGTGGAAACTAAGGCAACAGGTACCGTCACTGCAGGAACAAAAGTTGCTCTTACGTTACCCAAAAATAGATAAATAACGAGCACAACAAGGAAAATGGCAATAAATAACGTGTTGTAAACTTCGTCTATCGACTTAGCGATAAACACTGATGAATCATAAGAGTCTTCAATATGCGTCCCTTCAGGCAACGTTGCACGGATATTATCCATTTCCATACGTGCGGCTTTAACAACGTCTAAAGTATTAGCTTTTGATTGTTTAATGATCCCCAAACCAATCATGTTTTCGCCGTTACCACGGAACGTATTTTCATCATCTTGCGCGGTTAACTCAACTCTGGTGACATCACCAAGGCGAACCAAATAACCATCATCACCTCGAGCAACGACCATAGATTGATATTGTTCCGGGGTTTTATAAGCTCGGGCAATTCGAACATTAAAATTGCGATCGGTAGACTTGATTTCACCCGCAGGCAATTCGACGTTTTCTCGTCGCAGTACATTTTCAATATCCGTAACGGTAACACCACGCGCCGCCATCGCATCCTTGTCTAACCAGACTTTCATTGAGTAATCGCGACTTCCACCCAGACGAACTCGAGCGACACCATCAACCACCGCAAAACGGTCTACAATATACCGCTTTGCATAATCAGTCAGTTCCAGTGCATTCATCGTTTCTGAGTTTAAAACAAACCAAACCACCACATCTTCATCGTCATTTGCTTTATAAACTTCTGGAGGCAGGGCTTGATCTGGTAAACTGCGAAGCGCTCTTGAAACACGTTCACGAACATCGTTTGCAGCTGCATCAATATCAACGTTAGTATTAAACTCAATACTGATATTTGAGCGACCGTTACGTGAACTCGAGTTAATATTTTTAACGCCCGATATTCCTGATATTCGAGATTCTAATATTTGAGTAATTTTGCTCTCTACTATTTCAGCTGAAGCTCCAGGGTAGGAAGTACTTACTGATACAATTGGAGGATCAATATCTGGGTATTGCCTTAACGCCAACATAAAGAAAGCAACAATGCCAAATGTAACTAATAGTAAGTTTACTACTGTTGCAAAAACAGGGCGTTTAACTGACACGTCCGAAAGTAACATGATTAGCTCTCCTTAGGCTCATTCTTGTTGTCTTCCGGTGTCATAACACGAGCGCCGTCTCTGATTTTCAAAACGCCTTTGTGAATAACTTTGTCGCCACTCGTTAAACCGCTAATTACCTCTGCAGTTCCAGGTTTGCGACGGCCCACTTCAATTTCGGTTTTTGTTACTGTGTTATCGTCGTTGAGAACATAGACAAAATGCTGATTATTAATTGGTACAATTGCAGATTCAGGTATAACAAGCGCACTGCTAGCCTCTGTCGTGACCTTTAATTGAAGCAACATACCTGGACGTAATGACTTTGACTCATTGTTAAATATAGCTCGAACTGAAAAAGCTCGTGACGTTTTATCAACGCGAGATGAAATACTATCAATTTGACCGAAAAAAGGTTGTTTGAACGCTACGTGTTGCGCTTGTACTTGTTGACCGACAGTAACTTCCGTTAGGTATTTTTCAGGGAGCTGAAACTCGACTTTGATTCTGCTCACATCGTCTAAGGTAACTATATTGGTGCTATTGGTAACAAGTTGGCCAGGACTAATTTGTCTAAGACCTACTTGGCCAGAAAATGGAGCTACAATGAATTTTTCGTTAAAGCGAGCTTCTGCAACTTGTTGCTGTGCTTCAGTAGATTCAATAAGACTTTGTTGTTTTTCTATTGCGCTAGCAGCGGTTGCACTTTGCTTTTCTAAGTCTTGCAAGCGTCGTAATTGACGACGATGTTCATTTAGCGTGGCTTTGTACTCGTCAATATTTGCCTTCTCTTCATCATGCTTCATTGTGACAAGTAGCTGACCTTTTTTTACAAACTGGCCGTCATCAAAGTGAACTAGCTGAACTCTATCTGTGCTGTAGGCTTTTAAATCTATAGATTCGTTAGCTTGTGCATTACCTAATGCTGAAATTTCCTCATTATACGGTAACGAAGATACGACAGAATATTCGACTAACGGTGTACCGCCTCTTCGCTGATCTTGCAGTTTGTCTTCCATTGGCCAAAATACAAATGCCAACATGCCTATTAATAAAACTACAATCCATAAAACAGGATTTTTTAACATACCGAGATCCTACTAATCTTAAGCTGATTTAAATAATAGTAGAATCATACTTGTTTGGTTTTATTCAACCATGTGATTTGCCTTGAGTTTCAATCGTCTTGTCTGAATCTCATGGGTAACTAGTAGTATTCTACATTCTTAATTTTTCTTGGGCGGGTATTGATACGGTACAAATCAAAAACTAGTTTCATATCAAGTTCTAATTCCGTGGCGTAGGTATCTCCAACGGGATAAGATTTAACTAATCTTGCACCTCTTATAACTCCCTCTACTTTAGCTCTCATTTGATCATCTTGCGCAACTAAATTTTTTACTTCAGACTTACCTTTAATTTGATAGCCATAAACTTGCTCTGCTAATTCTCTATATGCATCTAACTTAGATGCACGCATTGCCATTATTTGCCGAATTTGAGGATCATTGCCGGTTTGTGCTGAAATGGGTGCATAACCCACGGCTCTTAGAATGGGAAACTGCTCAGGCTTTTCATATTCCCAACTAACATGCTTATCCAGTAAGGACGTACATCCACCAGCACATAGTGCTACAAATAAAATAATAATAATTCGAATAGTCATCTTGTCGTCTCAAGCACGGATCATAAAGTAAATATTGTTATTCAAATTTTAGGCCACTTCCACCAATCCCAATAATATCCAACAAACTTATAAGACTGGTCTATAACTTGCAGTTTTACTCTTGTTTAATTGTAGGCCTTTTGTAGCTTGGTTTGTCAGGTGACAATAGTTTGACGGCCATATTATAGAATTTAGCGACTGAGACCAAAGCCATGACTAATTACTTTGTAAAATTTATCGTACTTATGACTTTATCCGTATTTTCGGCAACAACGCTTGCTGATTGGTATGAGGCCACCGGACAAGCTCGAGTTCGCCACGGTGATGTAGCGAGCGCTAAAAATCGAGCCATGCAAGACGCCGTTAAGCAAGCAATGCTATTTTCTGGCGCTAATGTTTCTAGTATTCAGCAAATCTCAAAAGGTCTTTTGGTCGATGACTCAATTCAAGTTCGCTCGAACGGTGCGGTCAATAGAATAGAAATCGTCAGTGAACTACAACGCGGCGATAGTATATCTGTAACTATTCGTGCAGATATATTTCCTGAAGAACGAGCATGTTACGCCGCAGAATTTGGTAAAAAAGTGGCTATTACTCAATTCCCTATTCAACATTGGGAACATGCCAAAATTGGCGGTTTATACGGCCTAGAAAAAGAAATCCCACGAAAAATTCTATCGATGTTGCAATCAGGCAGTTCAACAATATACCCCGTAGCTTGGTTTGAAAAAAAGCTAAACGTAAATATCGATTTTGAACAGCAAGGACGTGTTCGACACGAACTTATCGACGCCGTTGCTCAGAATGCGAATACGCAATTTGTCATGTTTGGTCGTATTAGCGACTTGTCATTCGGTGATGTATCGAACAGTTTTAGCTTTTGGGAAGATGATGAATTTGAACGGTTTTTTACATTTGATTTAATGATTGCCAATGCGCTTACGCATGAGGTCATTTATCAAAATCGTTTTAGAACAGAGGCTGACTGGACGTTTGATAAAAGAGACACGGTTAACGTGAGCAGCCGTAAGTTTTGGAACTCTGAATATGGTAGCGCAATAGAACGAAACCTTACCGATATGCGCGACGATATATTAAGTCAATTGAGCTGCCAACAGTTACAAAGTAAAATTTTAGCGATACAAGAAGGTAAACAAATACAACTTAATATTGGCCGTGGACAAGGTGTATACGTTGGTCAAGAGTATAGAGTTTCGTATCGTGCTGACATCGTAGATAATAGTGGTAATTTACTTACCAACTTTGTTATCAGTCCATATAGAGTGAAAATCACCCAAGTATATGAAAACTCCGCTATTGCTGAGTCTCTTGATAAAGACTTTATGAGCAATGTGCAAGTAAATGATGTAATTGAGCTTAAAGACTGGGCAACTGATTGGTAATCGGGTTTTAGCGTTATTTACTATTTGTTATAGTCTATAATGAGTTACCAAGTATCTAACCGTTTTATATTTAGATTAACGGTTCTTTAACTAAACACTTAAATGGAAATATAAGAATGACTATCGATGCATTACAAACAATAGAAGGTTTAGATACAAAAACTGGACTAACTAATTGTATGGACGATGAGCAATTATTCAATGACGTTCTTGCTATGTTTATTGTGCAACTAGAGCAAGATATTCCTGTTATCAGACAGCTTTTTAACTTAGGCGATTGGATTGGCTTTGGTAAGGCGTGTCACAGCATAAAAGGTGCTGCTGCAAGCGTTGGCGCTTTTAAAGTACAAGAGCAGTCTGCTATTTTAGAAAAGGCAGGTAAAGAGCAGGATGAAACAACAATAAAGTCTATATACGATACTTATATCCTGTTGTTAGAAACCATTAAGTCTGCAATCAAAGAGTCACTCTAAGAAGATTTGTTCGATACTAATAACTTGTCATTAACTTTTTTGAGGAACCGGCCATATCGGTTTAACCTCTACTAACGGCTTTGACGTTGACAATGGATTGTCCAGTCTAATTATCTTTCTATTCTTAACATTCGCTTTCTTCGAAATTTCGTCAACTTGAATAAACTGCTCAAACAGCTCCTGTAAACTTCCGTCTTTGTGAGCTAACAATAAACCCTTTTCAATTCGTTTTGCTAATCGCACGCTCTTTTTACCCACAAAAAAGTAAATATACGATGGATAATACAACATGAATTTTGGCTCTAAGGTAATTGCGGAGTCCTCTCTTTGCTCAACTTCACGCATTGCTTCCTCGATTCCGCGAGGAAAGTAATCAACTCGTTGCTTATGGAGTAACTCTAAAATAGAGTCATAAACATTTATCCCTACAACATTAAAATTATTGCGCCTTAAAATTTTAAAGTCTGGCCAATCGTAACCTTGCGCTGCGATTAACTCTTGTAACTTTCGAGGATCATTTAAGCGACTAAACATCGCATATTTTTCTTTTAAAATTAGAGATATTCTATACCCCAATAGCCCGTTTAATAGAGGGACTTTAATCGCCCTGGCCAGTTTTTCTCGTTTATCTGTGGCTACACTCCAATAAACATTAATACTGTCTTCTATATCCAGTTCCTGTAAAGCCCTACTTTGGTAAAACGGTAAATCGACAAATGATATTTGATAAGGCCCATATTCTTTTTCAGTCTTAATTAAAGCTAACTCTATAAGCTTTGAATAATATTGATGAGAACGATAATCGAAAGGTACAGATGATGGAAGCCGAACCTCATCACGTTTTTGCTCCGTCGCTAATGGCTGGCTTTCAGAAA from Psychrosphaera aestuarii encodes:
- a CDS encoding amidohydrolase family protein; the protein is MTVARNLAKKSYLLTLKNIIRGCSRRAFLIATVLVFSPLTLAEPGEKAPDRQSTEGIEAERIILRGGILINGEGAPPRGPVDILIEKGRIKNIKSVGYPGVPIKDGGRLKAKKGDVEIDIEGQYILPGFIDMHGHIGGSTSGVPAEYVFKLWLAHGITTIREPGSFNGLDWVLEHKKRSDNNTIVAPRIVPYVGFGMGHKGPIYTAKQAREWVELIASKGAKGIKFFGATPKVMEAALDEAKKQGLRTMMHHAQLNVMSMSALDTARLGLTTMEHWYGLPEALFEDKVIQHYPANYNYNNEQHRFAEAGKLWNQATDVNSKHWQEVRDELIALDFTLNPTMTIYEASRDLMRERQAIWHEEYTLPVLWKFFEPSRYAHGSYWFDWTTADEINWKNNFNKWMAFLNDYKNHGGRVTTGSDSGYIYKIFGFGYIRELELLQEAGFHPLEVIQSATLNGAEALGMADQIGSISIGKRADLVISSENPLHNFKVLYGTGHYQLNADNQPTRVKGLRYTIKDGIVYDAQQLLQDVRNIVAKAKESK
- a CDS encoding LPP20 family lipoprotein, which gives rise to MTIRIIIILFVALCAGGCTSLLDKHVSWEYEKPEQFPILRAVGYAPISAQTGNDPQIRQIMAMRASKLDAYRELAEQVYGYQIKGKSEVKNLVAQDDQMRAKVEGVIRGARLVKSYPVGDTYATELELDMKLVFDLYRINTRPRKIKNVEYY
- a CDS encoding efflux RND transporter periplasmic adaptor subunit, which codes for MLKNPVLWIVVLLIGMLAFVFWPMEDKLQDQRRGGTPLVEYSVVSSLPYNEEISALGNAQANESIDLKAYSTDRVQLVHFDDGQFVKKGQLLVTMKHDEEKANIDEYKATLNEHRRQLRRLQDLEKQSATAASAIEKQQSLIESTEAQQQVAEARFNEKFIVAPFSGQVGLRQISPGQLVTNSTNIVTLDDVSRIKVEFQLPEKYLTEVTVGQQVQAQHVAFKQPFFGQIDSISSRVDKTSRAFSVRAIFNNESKSLRPGMLLQLKVTTEASSALVIPESAIVPINNQHFVYVLNDDNTVTKTEIEVGRRKPGTAEVISGLTSGDKVIHKGVLKIRDGARVMTPEDNKNEPKES
- a CDS encoding flagellar assembly protein T N-terminal domain-containing protein, with product MTNYFVKFIVLMTLSVFSATTLADWYEATGQARVRHGDVASAKNRAMQDAVKQAMLFSGANVSSIQQISKGLLVDDSIQVRSNGAVNRIEIVSELQRGDSISVTIRADIFPEERACYAAEFGKKVAITQFPIQHWEHAKIGGLYGLEKEIPRKILSMLQSGSSTIYPVAWFEKKLNVNIDFEQQGRVRHELIDAVAQNANTQFVMFGRISDLSFGDVSNSFSFWEDDEFERFFTFDLMIANALTHEVIYQNRFRTEADWTFDKRDTVNVSSRKFWNSEYGSAIERNLTDMRDDILSQLSCQQLQSKILAIQEGKQIQLNIGRGQGVYVGQEYRVSYRADIVDNSGNLLTNFVISPYRVKITQVYENSAIAESLDKDFMSNVQVNDVIELKDWATDW
- a CDS encoding efflux RND transporter permease subunit, producing the protein MLLSDVSVKRPVFATVVNLLLVTFGIVAFFMLALRQYPDIDPPIVSVSTSYPGASAEIVESKITQILESRISGISGVKNINSSSRNGRSNISIEFNTNVDIDAAANDVRERVSRALRSLPDQALPPEVYKANDDEDVVVWFVLNSETMNALELTDYAKRYIVDRFAVVDGVARVRLGGSRDYSMKVWLDKDAMAARGVTVTDIENVLRRENVELPAGEIKSTDRNFNVRIARAYKTPEQYQSMVVARGDDGYLVRLGDVTRVELTAQDDENTFRGNGENMIGLGIIKQSKANTLDVVKAARMEMDNIRATLPEGTHIEDSYDSSVFIAKSIDEVYNTLFIAIFLVVLVIYLFLGNVRATFVPAVTVPVALVSTFTVLMVLGFSINLLTLLALVLAIGLVVDDSIVVLENIYRRMEEGEPPLLAAYRGAREVGFAVIATTLVLVAVFIPLVFLEGNVGRLFVEFAIAVTAAVIFSSFTALTLSPMLCSKILTYRKRESKVGKWLDSGFDKLETSYESQLNSTVSNKVGLVVVMLMSLTLIYGLFKVIPQELAPQEDRGNFFMIVQAAEGASYDSNLANMNEVEAKLLKYYERGEVDRVIVRTPGFGGGAGIAIIGMPDWDNRIKSTNQVMGEISAEMQSLTDVRAFAIMRSGLGGRGLGRPVQFVLQGDTYEQLAQWRDIILSEARKNPNLLRLDSNYKETLPQLLVEIDTLRAADLGVSVADIGRTLEATLGQRRATTYIERGQEYEVVLEGPDEEFATPSTLNDLYVRSARTQQLIPLSNLVTVREQATAGTLNRYNRMRSITIEANLADGYKLGEALDFLNQVVAENITDAVQVDYKGQSALYKESGSSIAFVMLMAMAITYLVLAAQFESFVHPLVIMLAVPLAAVGALMGLQFAGLSLNIYSQIGLVMLIGLAAKNGILIVEFTNQLRDKGGEFKTSLIRASKQRLRPIVMTSFSTIMSAVPLMLASGAGAESREVIGVVIFSGVAFSTILTLYVVPMAYFWIARNTGSPQAVSNELTKQMNNHPE
- a CDS encoding Hpt domain-containing protein, with protein sequence MTIDALQTIEGLDTKTGLTNCMDDEQLFNDVLAMFIVQLEQDIPVIRQLFNLGDWIGFGKACHSIKGAAASVGAFKVQEQSAILEKAGKEQDETTIKSIYDTYILLLETIKSAIKESL
- a CDS encoding DUF2058 domain-containing protein, which translates into the protein MAQMSLQEQLLKAGLTNEKKAKKAKKASKKTRDMKRDVKAAAEEKRKAQLAKDKELNNQIKQQAEQKAQKAQIKQLIEMNMLEVAGGDVTYNFMDDNKVKTLKVTAAIQRQLANGLLSIVNYQDDYAIIPSVVSDKIAMRDDSVLVSQNEIEEPDEDDPYADYVIPDDLMW